A single Pseudanabaenaceae cyanobacterium SKYG29 DNA region contains:
- a CDS encoding prohibitin family protein, whose amino-acid sequence MNRYGLGLGVATFMLLLLPSSFRFVGNGENQVVFSRLRGVQPNPLHPGFHMVMPLFTSTYSFDVKTRALTWKENDPSAYDAPLISLSRDGQEIRLDLTVQYQVVDAVKTFNSLGLEYEDYIAALVRSAVYSETGAFSAQALYSTDRPILQSQIREAVTKSLQPKGIQVRDLLIRDVGFSKEFVQAIEAKTIAENQLAQKEFEIAQAKEDARAIISQARAEAGELKAKADALNRNPEYLEVVKSKVFGDSLDTLVTK is encoded by the coding sequence ATGAACCGTTATGGTCTGGGATTGGGGGTTGCTACGTTTATGTTGTTGTTACTGCCCAGTTCCTTTCGCTTCGTGGGGAACGGGGAAAATCAAGTAGTGTTCTCCCGTCTCCGCGGTGTACAACCTAACCCCCTGCACCCTGGTTTTCATATGGTGATGCCTCTATTTACCTCCACCTACAGTTTCGATGTAAAAACCCGCGCTTTGACATGGAAAGAAAATGACCCCAGTGCCTATGATGCTCCCCTAATTTCCCTATCGCGGGATGGGCAAGAAATCCGGTTAGACCTAACTGTGCAATACCAAGTGGTAGATGCGGTGAAAACTTTCAATTCCCTGGGGTTAGAATACGAAGACTACATCGCAGCTTTGGTGAGGTCAGCAGTTTACTCGGAGACGGGTGCCTTTTCTGCCCAGGCTCTCTACTCCACCGATCGACCTATCCTGCAATCCCAAATTCGCGAAGCAGTTACAAAGTCATTGCAACCCAAGGGTATTCAAGTGCGGGATTTATTGATTCGGGATGTAGGCTTTAGCAAGGAATTTGTCCAGGCGATCGAGGCGAAAACAATAGCTGAAAATCAGCTTGCCCAGAAGGAATTTGAGATTGCCCAGGCTAAAGAAGACGCAAGAGCCATTATTTCCCAGGCTAGGGCGGAGGCAGGCGAATTGAAAGCAAAAGCAGATGCCCTCAACCGCAACCCTGAATATTTGGAGGTGGTGAAATCTAAGGTATTTGGTGATTCTTTAGACACTCTAGTGACCAAGTAA
- a CDS encoding TPM domain-containing protein yields the protein MRRLLVFLLSVCLIGGWMLPLAALEIADIPDLPANDRTWIVDFADVISSATEGEISRKLDGIEKATGKAVRFITVPRIDFGQPAQEFLEEVFAKWFPDPEAGKNQALVLIAAQDHRTAWQAGEEIQSILTPDFLNSVTEETMLPPVQAARFNQALQDGAKRLLAVLAGEPDPGPPVVVAQVQKEAAPPVDTKTSTTWVIALLAAATIVPMVTYFLMQRN from the coding sequence ATGCGTCGGTTGTTAGTATTTTTGCTCTCTGTCTGCCTGATTGGGGGATGGATGTTACCCCTGGCTGCCCTGGAAATTGCGGATATTCCTGATTTACCTGCCAACGATCGGACATGGATAGTAGATTTTGCCGATGTGATCAGCAGTGCCACAGAGGGGGAAATTAGCCGCAAATTAGACGGGATAGAAAAGGCAACAGGGAAAGCAGTGAGATTTATTACAGTGCCCAGAATTGATTTTGGTCAACCTGCCCAGGAATTTTTAGAAGAAGTATTTGCTAAATGGTTTCCTGACCCAGAAGCAGGCAAGAACCAAGCTTTGGTATTGATAGCTGCCCAAGACCATCGCACCGCCTGGCAAGCGGGGGAAGAGATTCAATCTATCCTGACCCCAGACTTCCTAAACAGCGTAACAGAAGAAACCATGCTACCCCCTGTGCAAGCAGCTCGCTTTAATCAGGCACTACAGGATGGAGCGAAACGTTTGTTGGCAGTCCTGGCGGGTGAGCCAGACCCTGGTCCCCCCGTAGTAGTAGCGCAGGTGCAAAAGGAAGCAGCCCCCCCTGTGGATACCAAAACTTCCACCACCTGGGTGATTGCTCTCCTGGCAGCTGCCACGATCGTGCCCATGGTGACCTATTTCCTGATGCAACGGAACTAA
- a CDS encoding SufS family cysteine desulfurase, with the protein MVLTSDRCLADLVRADFPILHQTVNGKPLIYFDNAASSQKPEYVLQAWLNYYHRDNANVHRGAHTLSTRATEEFEAAREKVARFINARSVQEIIYTRNATEAINLVARTWGEASIKAGDEIILTVMEHHSNIVPWQLLAQKTGAVLKFLTPTSMGKLDLGQLQQLLTDRTKLVSVVHVSNVLGCVNPVTEITEFAHRAGAKVLIDACQSVPHMPIDVQKIDCDWLVASGHKMCAPTGIGFLYGKAEILAEMPPFLGGGEMISEVYLYHSTYADLPHKFEAGTPAIGEAIALGAAVDYLTKIGMDKIHAYEQELVTYLLGKLQAMPELTIYGPHQGRAGLVAFNAPPGIHANDIAAFLDQEGIAIRSGHHCTQPLHRHLGINGSARASLYFYNTKEEIDRFVAVLQDTLAFLGKLV; encoded by the coding sequence ATGGTATTAACTTCCGATCGGTGTTTAGCAGACCTCGTGCGTGCTGACTTCCCTATTTTGCACCAAACTGTGAATGGCAAGCCTTTGATCTATTTTGACAATGCTGCTAGCTCGCAAAAGCCTGAGTATGTGTTGCAAGCTTGGTTGAACTACTACCACCGCGATAATGCTAATGTTCATAGGGGGGCACACACTCTAAGTACCAGAGCCACAGAAGAGTTTGAGGCGGCGAGAGAAAAGGTTGCCAGGTTTATCAACGCCCGATCGGTACAGGAGATTATCTACACACGCAATGCCACGGAAGCAATTAATTTAGTGGCACGTACATGGGGGGAAGCTAGTATCAAGGCAGGGGATGAAATTATTCTAACGGTAATGGAACACCACAGCAATATTGTCCCCTGGCAATTGCTAGCGCAGAAAACGGGAGCGGTACTGAAATTCTTGACTCCTACATCCATGGGTAAATTAGATTTAGGGCAGTTGCAACAACTCCTAACCGATCGGACTAAATTAGTTTCTGTTGTCCATGTCTCTAATGTGTTGGGATGTGTTAATCCCGTAACAGAAATTACAGAGTTTGCCCACAGAGCAGGGGCGAAGGTACTGATTGATGCTTGCCAAAGTGTTCCCCATATGCCGATCGATGTGCAGAAAATTGACTGTGATTGGCTAGTAGCTTCGGGACATAAAATGTGTGCCCCCACCGGGATCGGCTTTTTGTACGGTAAAGCAGAAATCTTAGCAGAGATGCCTCCTTTTCTTGGGGGTGGGGAAATGATTTCTGAAGTCTATCTTTATCACTCCACCTATGCGGATTTACCCCACAAATTTGAAGCAGGAACGCCTGCGATCGGGGAGGCAATTGCTTTGGGGGCAGCGGTAGACTATTTAACTAAAATTGGTATGGACAAAATCCATGCCTATGAGCAAGAACTGGTTACTTACTTGCTAGGGAAATTACAGGCAATGCCTGAACTGACTATCTACGGTCCCCACCAAGGAAGGGCAGGTTTAGTGGCTTTTAACGCTCCCCCTGGTATTCATGCCAATGATATTGCTGCTTTTTTGGACCAAGAAGGGATTGCCATCCGATCGGGTCACCACTGCACGCAACCTCTGCATCGTCATCTAGGGATAAACGGGAGTGCCAGGGCTAGTTTGTATTTCTACAACACCAAAGAGGAAATCGATCGGTTTGTGGCTGTGTTGCAAGATACTTTGGCATTCTTGGGCAAGCTAGTCTAA
- the gltX gene encoding glutamate--tRNA ligase: MSVRVRIAPSPTGNLHIGTARTALFNWLFARHHGGKFLLRIEDTDTERSQPEYVQNILSGLQWLGLHWDEGPFFQTQRLHLYQQGIQKLLDKGLAYRSYETPEELEQLREEQKAKGLPPRYDNRHRNLTPAEEAKFIAEGRQPVIRFKIDDDREIRWQDMVRGEVIWQGKDLGGDMVIARASGQPLYNFVVVMDDIDMGITHVIRGEDHIGNTPKQILLYEALGAPIPQFGHTPLILNQQGAKLSKRDGATSVDEYRAMGYLPEAFNNYMLLLGWSPPDARELYTLEEAIPVFDFDRINKAGARFDLDKLNWINSQYLHQKPTQDLLPLVMPFWRQAGYEVDQERDNTWLLGILDLIKPSMTVLKDAVGLAEYFFIDQPEYKPEAKEVLQQEQTKTILQKAKEMLEASPTLDAGKAKEAIDQLVKDLGVKKGVVMKPLRCALTGDVHGPDLIISLTLLHQKQKAVPRLQYAIKLA; this comes from the coding sequence GTGTCTGTTCGTGTGCGTATTGCTCCCAGTCCTACAGGGAATCTCCATATTGGTACAGCTCGCACGGCTTTGTTTAACTGGCTATTTGCGCGGCATCACGGCGGTAAATTTCTCCTGCGGATTGAGGATACAGACACAGAACGATCGCAGCCGGAATATGTGCAGAATATCCTCAGTGGGTTGCAGTGGTTGGGGTTGCATTGGGATGAGGGACCGTTCTTTCAAACCCAGCGCCTCCACCTTTATCAGCAGGGGATACAGAAGTTGTTGGACAAGGGGCTTGCCTATCGCAGTTACGAAACGCCGGAGGAGCTGGAGCAACTAAGAGAAGAGCAAAAGGCAAAGGGTTTACCACCAAGGTATGACAATCGTCACCGTAATTTAACTCCAGCAGAAGAAGCTAAGTTTATTGCAGAAGGCAGACAGCCAGTCATTAGATTCAAGATTGACGACGATCGGGAAATCCGTTGGCAGGACATGGTGCGGGGGGAAGTCATCTGGCAGGGGAAGGATTTGGGAGGTGATATGGTGATCGCCAGGGCATCGGGACAGCCCCTCTACAACTTTGTCGTGGTCATGGATGATATTGATATGGGGATTACCCATGTCATTCGGGGCGAAGACCACATTGGCAATACACCGAAACAGATTCTCTTGTATGAAGCTCTGGGCGCTCCTATACCCCAGTTTGGCCATACACCCCTAATTCTCAATCAACAGGGGGCGAAACTATCGAAACGGGATGGAGCTACTTCTGTCGATGAGTACCGCGCCATGGGCTATCTGCCAGAGGCGTTTAACAACTACATGCTGTTGTTGGGTTGGTCACCCCCTGATGCAAGAGAACTCTACACCCTAGAAGAAGCAATACCTGTGTTTGACTTCGATCGGATTAACAAAGCAGGGGCAAGGTTTGACCTAGACAAACTCAACTGGATTAACAGTCAGTATCTGCATCAAAAGCCAACCCAGGATTTATTACCTTTGGTGATGCCTTTTTGGCGGCAGGCAGGGTATGAGGTGGATCAAGAGAGGGATAATACCTGGTTATTGGGAATCCTGGATTTGATCAAACCCAGTATGACAGTTTTGAAGGATGCAGTGGGTTTAGCAGAATATTTCTTCATTGACCAACCTGAATACAAACCGGAAGCAAAGGAGGTTTTGCAGCAGGAACAAACAAAGACTATCTTACAAAAGGCAAAGGAGATGTTAGAAGCAAGTCCTACCCTGGATGCAGGGAAAGCCAAAGAGGCAATTGACCAACTAGTTAAAGACTTAGGTGTGAAAAAAGGAGTGGTAATGAAGCCCTTGCGCTGTGCTCTGACAGGGGATGTGCATGGACCTGATCTAATCATTTCCCTCACTCTGCTACACCAAAAACAAAAAGCTGTACCCCGCTTGCAGTATGCGATTAAGTTAGCTTAG